Proteins from one Lepidochelys kempii isolate rLepKem1 chromosome 6, rLepKem1.hap2, whole genome shotgun sequence genomic window:
- the C6H16orf92 gene encoding fertilization-influencing membrane protein, which yields METGPHCPGPACALLSAIKVAANVAGRGSLGQAPGGSSAVLLGSSSVSPVAGSLLWFLGTAVTPRGGTWRAPGPLWFDYPDDDRAKILATYRYIGEKPVFFAANPLPRVLHHILLGSVLLTLLFLLYQICSTMVCRMQS from the exons ATGGAAACGGGACCCCATTGTCCGGGCCCGGCCTGTGCCTTATTGTCTGCAATAAAAGTGGCAGCCAACGTGGCGGGTCGTGGCTCAttgggg CAAGCACCAGGCGGAAGCTCAGCTGTGCTGTTGGGGAGCAGTAGCGTCTCCCCCGTGGCCGGCTCCCTGCTCTGGTTTCTTGGCACTGCAGTGACGCCGAGGGGAGGGACGTGGCGCGCGCCGGGGCCGCTCTGGTTCGATTATCCCGACGACGACCGAGCCAAGATCCTGGCGACCTACCGCTACATCGGGGAGAAGCCCGTGTTCTTCGCAGCCA ATCCCCTCCCCCGAGTCCTGCACCACATCCTGCTTGGTTCCGTCCTGCTGACCCTGCTCTTCCTCCTCTACCAGATCTGCAGCACAAT GGTCTGCAGGATGCAGAGCTGA